In Bradyrhizobium sp. CCBAU 051011, the following are encoded in one genomic region:
- the speD gene encoding adenosylmethionine decarboxylase produces the protein MTNDNEKEAPPALSTGATHMLIELWGAKNLDDPAIAEDAIRKATRAARATLLHLHVHKFCPGHGVSAIALLAESHITLHTWPERCYAAADVFACGNSDPASAVPVLVEAFQPEQSDVRSFRRGVSIKPTR, from the coding sequence ATGACTAATGATAACGAGAAGGAAGCCCCACCGGCTCTGTCCACCGGTGCGACGCATATGCTCATCGAGCTATGGGGAGCGAAGAACCTCGACGATCCGGCCATTGCAGAAGACGCAATCCGAAAAGCCACCCGTGCCGCGAGGGCGACATTACTCCACCTTCACGTTCACAAGTTTTGTCCGGGTCACGGCGTCTCCGCAATCGCCTTGTTGGCTGAATCGCACATTACCTTACATACTTGGCCTGAGAGGTGCTACGCGGCCGCTGATGTCTTCGCATGTGGCAACAGCGATCCTGCGAGCGCCGTGCCAGTTCTAGTTGAGGCGTTTCAGCCCGAACAGTCTGACGTTCGCAGCTTCCGGAGAGGTGTGTCAATCAAGCCGACGCGTTGA